The Thermotoga sp. Ku-13t DNA segment CCTCTTTGCTCGTGAATCTGCTGAAGGTGAAGCGGATCGAACCATGAGCGCGCTCATGATCGCCACCTATGGCCAGAATCGCGTAATTGGGTTCGAGCGATTCCGAAGCACAGGCTGAGCCGGTGGCAACTTCCACCCCTTCAAGGCTCAGTCCCAGGCTGATCGCCTCACCCTCGATGAAGGAGAAGCTGAAGTTCACGTTGTACGGGGTTCTCTTCTCTCCCCTCGGCCCGTTCAGGATCACGTGGTCGATCTCGTTTTCAACCCTTTGGATAAAATATTCCTGAAGCTCTCTCAGTTTCCTGTACGATTCTTTCATCTGTTCGAATGCGAGTTCCGCCGCTTTCTTCATGCCCATGATCGCGGGCACGTTCTCTCCGCCGGGCCTGCGCTTGTCGAAAGATTCCGCACCGTACATGATCGGTTCTACCTTCACACCCTTTCGAACGTACAGAAAGCCGACACCCTTGGGACCGTGAAACTTATGGCCACTGACGCTCATCAGGTCCAGCTTCAACTTTTGAACATCGATCGGCATCTTGGCGTACATCTCCGCAGCGTCGGTGTGGAAGTAGATCCTGTGGTCCTGTTTCGAAAGGATCTCTCCGATTTCTTCCAGTGGCATGATGGATCCCACGAAGTGCCCAACCGCTATGACGCTCACCAGTATTGTGGTTGGTCTTATCGCTTTTTCGAACTCGTCAAGCTTCAGGATCCCTTCGCTGTCCACCGGTACTATCGTCACTTCGAAGCCTTCTTTTTTCAAAGCCTCCGCGATGCTCATCACTGAACCGTGTTCGAGCGCAGATATGATGATGTGATTGCCCTTCTTTCTGTTCGCCCGTGCCACACCGAGCAGGGCGAGGTTGTTGGCTTCGGTGGCACCGGAGGTGAAGACGATCTCTTCACCAGATGAGGCATTGATGGTTTTCGCAAAGAATTCTCTCGCCTCGGTGAGTTCGTCGTGAATTTCCTGTGCGGACTCGTATAGTCCGTCAGGCCTCGCGAATTTTTCAAGCATGTACTTGTTGATTTCTTCAACCACTTCTGGCAAAACCCTCGTGGTTCTACAATTGTCCAAAAAAACTCTCATTTTTTCCCTCCTTTTTCATAACCTCTTGACCACCCCGAGGATGATCCGCGCGATCTTCTTACCGGTTTCTTCCGCAACTCTGAGCACCTCTTCAGCTGTGAGAGGCTTCAAATCCTCGGGCACCGCACGATCCGTGATCGCAGAGATACCAAGTACTTTCATGCCTGCATGTTTGGCGACGATGACCTCAGGCACCGTAGACATGCCAACTGCATCGGCACCGAGCCTTCTGAACATGCGCAGTTCGGCCGCCGTTTCGAAATTTGGTCCAGCCACGGCTACGTAGACACCCTCGTAGACTTCTATCTTCTCTTCCTCGGCCACTTCCTTGGCCAGGGCTATGAGTTTTCTATCGTAAGGCTCGCTCATGTCGGGGAACCTCGGTCCCCACTCGTCCACGTTCCTTCCTCTGAGCGGGTTGTCACCCATAAAGTTTATGTGATCGACTATGATCATCGGCCTGCCAACTTCGAAGAGAGGGTTCAGTCCTCCCGCCGCGTTCGTCAAAAAGAGGTACTTCACCCCGAGAAGCTGCATCACACGAATAGGGAACGTCACGTCCTGCATCGAGTGTCCCTCGTAGTAATGGAACCTTCCGTTCATCAGGACGGTGTCTTTTCCTGAAAGTTTTCCAAAGATGAGCTCACCCTTGTGCCCCGGTGCTGTGGCGACAGGAAAGCCAGGGATGTCCGCGTATTTGATAACCTGAGGCGATTCGATGACTTCCGCTATCCTCCCGAGCCCTGAGCCGAGCACGATGCCGATCGTCGGTGAAACAGAGATCCTTTCCTTCAGAAACTCCACGGCTTTCTTTACCCTTTCCACGTAATCCATCCTCTGCACCCCCATCAATCCAGAAGTCCTTTTATGATGAGCTCCGTTGCTTCATCCTCACTCAAGCCTTTGCTCATGAGTGTCTCAAGCTGCTTTGCGTTCACCCTGCCTATGGAAGCTTCGTGCGTGAGCTCTGCTCTGTCACTGAAGACTTTCAGTACTGGCACGGTGCTCACTTCCACGCCAAAGCCCTTGGTGATCTCCTCACACCGTACGTGTCCCTTGGAATAGTCTCCCCTGCCGTAAGCTTCGTTCACTACGCGCGCCCTTGCCCTGTCCAGGGCAACGACCGTTGTGCTCACCATGCCACGGGATTCGACGCCGACGAGATCGATCTTTTCGTGAATGTACACCACATCGTCGCCACTCGCGCGCACGCGTGCCGACACGTCTGCAACGGCTCGGTCCTTGAGTTCCACAGAAAAGTCCAGCCTCATTTTTCCGACGCGTGTTCTCGTGAGCGAAAACCTATTGACGTAAAGCCCGTTCTGTTCGACAATTACCCTCGAAACTGTGATCAAATTCACCATTCCCGCATCCGAATGGTAATGTTCATCCGAATACGACATCTTCGCGTTCTTTCCGACCGTTACGTTCATGAGTGCATCGTGTGTGAACTCCTCAGTCCATGGAAAGACACAGTGAGCCACGAAGTGCGCCTCAGCGTCGTCCTCGACCGTGATGTCGAAGATCACCCTCTGGTATCCTTTACGTTCCAGATAACCTGTGCACACGTGGATCGGAAAGGCCAGCTTTGTTCCTCTCTTTATGATCATTTTTGCGTGCACACCGTTCTCGATGGTTTTTGGCACGAGTTCCACTCCTGGAACGTTGTTCAATCCCACTACTCTGTCACCGCTTATGATTATCGAGGCGATCCTTTTGTCCAGAAACTTCGAAACATCACCGCCCGCTTTCTCGTATGCCTTGACGAGCGCTTCGAACTCGG contains these protein-coding regions:
- a CDS encoding SufD family Fe-S cluster assembly protein → MQIDIDRRTEFEALVKAYEKAGGDVSKFLDKRIASIIISGDRVVGLNNVPGVELVPKTIENGVHAKMIIKRGTKLAFPIHVCTGYLERKGYQRVIFDITVEDDAEAHFVAHCVFPWTEEFTHDALMNVTVGKNAKMSYSDEHYHSDAGMVNLITVSRVIVEQNGLYVNRFSLTRTRVGKMRLDFSVELKDRAVADVSARVRASGDDVVYIHEKIDLVGVESRGMVSTTVVALDRARARVVNEAYGRGDYSKGHVRCEEITKGFGVEVSTVPVLKVFSDRAELTHEASIGRVNAKQLETLMSKGLSEDEATELIIKGLLD
- a CDS encoding cysteine desulfurase family protein, whose product is MRVFLDNCRTTRVLPEVVEEINKYMLEKFARPDGLYESAQEIHDELTEAREFFAKTINASSGEEIVFTSGATEANNLALLGVARANRKKGNHIIISALEHGSVMSIAEALKKEGFEVTIVPVDSEGILKLDEFEKAIRPTTILVSVIAVGHFVGSIMPLEEIGEILSKQDHRIYFHTDAAEMYAKMPIDVQKLKLDLMSVSGHKFHGPKGVGFLYVRKGVKVEPIMYGAESFDKRRPGGENVPAIMGMKKAAELAFEQMKESYRKLRELQEYFIQRVENEIDHVILNGPRGEKRTPYNVNFSFSFIEGEAISLGLSLEGVEVATGSACASESLEPNYAILAIGGDHERAHGSIRFTFSRFTSKEELDYTIEKLKKVVQWLRNISPLKARR
- a CDS encoding purine-nucleoside phosphorylase, producing MDYVERVKKAVEFLKERISVSPTIGIVLGSGLGRIAEVIESPQVIKYADIPGFPVATAPGHKGELIFGKLSGKDTVLMNGRFHYYEGHSMQDVTFPIRVMQLLGVKYLFLTNAAGGLNPLFEVGRPMIIVDHINFMGDNPLRGRNVDEWGPRFPDMSEPYDRKLIALAKEVAEEEKIEVYEGVYVAVAGPNFETAAELRMFRRLGADAVGMSTVPEVIVAKHAGMKVLGISAITDRAVPEDLKPLTAEEVLRVAEETGKKIARIILGVVKRL